The genomic segment TAAAAATTGACCTGCATTATTGGCAGATAAACATTTTGCCAGCCTAGCACATTAAAACTAGCTAACAATTTAAGCTAAAACAATGGATATTATTAGTATTGTTGCGGCTTTGCCTTTTCTGGTAAGCGTGGCTTCTATGCCGCCTGCCGAGGCAAAGGAAACAGTAAATACTAATACAAAAATAGAAGAATCTGAGACAAAAAAAGAATCTTCAATAAATAAAAGTGAAGAAGAATTGAAAAATGAGAAAATTATTGCCAAATGGAAGGAAAAACAGGAAAAAATGTGGGAAAACCTTCCTGAGGAAAAATTTACTATCAATGCTTCTGCTTATACTGCTGCGGCTGATGAATGTGGAAAAAGTGATGGAATTACCGCCAGCGGGATCAAAGTGAAAGAAAATAGAACCTTAGCTTGCCCTCCAGCCTTTCCTTTTGGAACAAAAATCCAAATTGAAGGAGTTGGAACTCTGGTTTGTGAAGATCGTGGGGGAGCGATCAAGGGGAATCACTTTGACATTTATGTAGAAACCAAAAAAGAAGCTTTCGCTTTCGGAAGAAAAAATCTCTTAGCGGAAGTAGTTGAGTAAAAAAGTGCCTCGATTTATCGAGGCACTTTTTGCGTTGGAAATTGACGCTGGTTGTTTACTTTGTTAATATGATTTTGTATCTGAAATGGTCGCGTGGCCGAGCGGTTAGGCACGGGTCTGTCTAGCTACGCTAGATCTGGCAAAGCCAGACAAAACATCTTATGCGTATGTATTATGTTTATGTCTTAAAAAGCAAGCGAGATAACAAAATCTATATAGGATATAGCACGGATTTGAAATCCAGATTCAATGAACACAATTTGGGAAAGGTAAAATCAACTAAGTCCAGAATTCCTTTTGAATTAGTTTATT from the Parcubacteria group bacterium genome contains:
- a CDS encoding GIY-YIG nuclease family protein, which produces MYYVYVLKSKRDNKIYIGYSTDLKSRFNEHNLGKVKSTKSRIPFELVYYEAYKDKWDATKREYFLKTHQQRDLLKERLKHSLK
- a CDS encoding 3D domain-containing protein, producing the protein MDIISIVAALPFLVSVASMPPAEAKETVNTNTKIEESETKKESSINKSEEELKNEKIIAKWKEKQEKMWENLPEEKFTINASAYTAAADECGKSDGITASGIKVKENRTLACPPAFPFGTKIQIEGVGTLVCEDRGGAIKGNHFDIYVETKKEAFAFGRKNLLAEVVE